In a single window of the Planctomycetia bacterium genome:
- a CDS encoding SIS domain-containing protein, which translates to MRPRIKELIAEAAAAIGRLDDARQEQIESAARMIVDALKAGRTLYICGNGGSAADAQHIAAELTGRYQRQRLAFNCVALTVNSSNLTAIGNDYGFDQVFARQVEAHVRKGDVLWAISTSGKSPSILLAAKAARQRGAKVLGFTGEDGHSLTELCDLSFVAPAKSAYAIQQLHELAYHIICDLVERSAEEIEKGLSA; encoded by the coding sequence ATGCGCCCACGAATCAAGGAACTCATCGCCGAGGCCGCCGCCGCCATCGGTCGACTCGATGACGCCCGACAGGAGCAGATCGAGTCCGCCGCGCGGATGATCGTCGACGCCCTCAAGGCGGGCCGCACCCTCTACATCTGCGGCAACGGCGGGTCGGCCGCCGACGCTCAGCACATCGCCGCCGAACTCACCGGCCGCTATCAGCGCCAGCGCCTGGCCTTCAACTGCGTCGCACTCACCGTCAACTCCAGCAACCTCACCGCCATCGGCAACGACTACGGCTTCGATCAGGTCTTCGCCCGGCAGGTCGAGGCCCACGTGCGAAAGGGCGACGTCCTCTGGGCCATCAGCACCAGCGGCAAGAGCCCCAGCATCCTCCTCGCGGCGAAGGCTGCTCGGCAGCGCGGCGCGAAGGTCCTCGGCTTCACCGGCGAGGACGGCCACAGCCTCACCGAGCTTTGTGATCTGTCCTTCGTCGCCCCGGCCAAGTCGGCCTACGCCATTCAGCAGCTTCACGAACTCGCCTACCACATCATCTGCGACCTCGTCGAGCGCAGCGCCGAGGAGATCGAGAAAGGACTCTCGGCATGA
- a CDS encoding Gfo/Idh/MocA family oxidoreductase, which yields MIGAAVIGMGYWGPNLARNFATADDCALVMCCDKDRRRLEKTARQYPAATMTDSLAEVLDNKKVDIVSIATPVHTHYSLAKAALSAGKHVLVEKPLTGSVAEAEELVDLAKKNGRVLMVDHTFIYHPAVEKIKDIIRRGELGDICYYDSVRINLGLFQHDISVLWDLAPHDASIMEHLIGKPVKWVQAAGARHAGQPVESMAYVTVQFDDNILGHMHVNWLSPVKVRQIIVGGGKRMLVYDDNLVTEKVKIYDRGVELHSIEGIHQAMVQYRMGDMYAPAIATEEALKRAIQHLVYCIRESKSPVTDGAAGLRVVRILEAAERSLESGSRITL from the coding sequence ATGATCGGCGCCGCCGTCATCGGCATGGGCTACTGGGGCCCGAACCTGGCGCGCAACTTCGCCACCGCCGACGACTGCGCGCTGGTGATGTGCTGCGACAAGGATCGCCGCCGTCTGGAGAAGACCGCCCGGCAGTACCCCGCCGCGACGATGACCGACAGCCTCGCCGAAGTGCTCGACAATAAGAAGGTGGACATCGTCTCCATCGCCACGCCGGTCCACACGCATTACAGCCTCGCCAAGGCCGCCCTCTCCGCGGGCAAGCACGTCCTCGTGGAGAAGCCGCTGACCGGCAGCGTCGCCGAGGCGGAGGAACTGGTCGACCTGGCGAAGAAAAACGGCCGCGTCCTCATGGTCGATCACACCTTCATCTATCACCCCGCCGTCGAGAAGATCAAGGACATCATCCGACGCGGCGAGCTCGGCGACATCTGCTATTACGACTCCGTCCGCATCAACCTCGGCCTCTTCCAGCACGACATCAGCGTCCTCTGGGACCTCGCCCCGCACGACGCCTCCATCATGGAGCACCTGATCGGCAAGCCGGTCAAGTGGGTGCAGGCCGCCGGCGCGCGACACGCCGGCCAGCCGGTCGAGTCGATGGCCTACGTCACCGTCCAGTTCGACGACAACATCCTCGGCCACATGCACGTCAACTGGCTCAGCCCCGTGAAGGTCCGGCAGATCATCGTCGGCGGCGGCAAGCGCATGCTGGTCTACGACGACAACCTCGTCACCGAGAAGGTGAAGATTTACGATCGCGGCGTCGAGCTGCACAGCATCGAGGGCATCCATCAGGCGATGGTCCAGTACCGCATGGGCGATATGTACGCCCCGGCCATCGCCACGGAAGAGGCCCTCAAGCGCGCCATCCAGCACCTGGTCTATTGCATCCGCGAGAGTAAAAGCCCTGTCACCGACGGCGCGGCAGGCCTTCGCGTGGTGCGCATTCTCGAGGCGGCCGAGCGCTCGCTGGAATCCGGCTCGCGCATCACGCTGTAG
- a CDS encoding N-acetyltransferase, with the protein MYSYYHPDGEPPVPDPLPTYNRIADDVKLAPGVKVFGFANLYGCEIGENTKIGTYVEVQKNAKIGANCKISSHTFICEGVTIEDEVFVGHHVVFINDRRPRATTEDGALQTEADWKVAPTVVKRRASIGSGAVILCDVTIGEGATIGAGAVVTKDVPAGATVAGNPARVMYAR; encoded by the coding sequence ATGTATTCTTATTACCATCCTGACGGAGAACCCCCCGTGCCCGATCCGCTTCCGACCTACAACCGCATCGCCGACGACGTGAAGCTCGCGCCCGGCGTGAAGGTCTTCGGCTTCGCCAATCTCTACGGCTGCGAGATCGGCGAGAACACCAAGATCGGCACCTACGTCGAGGTGCAGAAGAACGCGAAGATCGGCGCCAACTGCAAAATCTCCAGCCACACCTTCATCTGCGAGGGCGTCACCATCGAGGACGAGGTCTTCGTCGGCCACCACGTCGTCTTCATCAACGACCGCCGCCCCAGGGCGACGACCGAGGACGGGGCCTTGCAGACCGAAGCGGATTGGAAGGTCGCCCCGACGGTGGTGAAGCGCCGGGCCTCCATCGGCAGCGGCGCGGTGATCCTCTGCGACGTAACCATCGGCGAAGGCGCGACAATCGGGGCCGGGGCGGTGGTGACGAAGGACGTGCCGGCGGGGGCGACGGTGGCGGGGAACCCGGCGCGGGTGATGTACGCGCGATAG
- a CDS encoding toll/interleukin-1 receptor domain-containing protein, which produces MSNGSKRYDVFISHASEDKQTVVRELAHALRSRRFAVWYDEFSLQVGDGLRKSIDEGLAQSRFGIVVLSRAFFQKQWTQWELDGLVQRQMTGHTVILPVWHEVSREDVATNSPSLANIVAATTAEGIDAVVNKLAGVLRPEKSSLEVAYEILRKFGADPPPISDDWWLYVAEEYATPYSLVDPWRLRVPVCPSDTPERGWNLAWSAMQWEWCQEACYRRLTCTAHPNDVLDFIGEMPGLEQAACSDVESVLSHAPQLSIPGLAGRFENEIQQFYEKSVQESSRRRQRNDRSGSACTLSGLCPLCETNVALRHPTFGDWEPAYVANWFCKPCNGRSFGIEIADVLFWLLSNRSEWIGNKNREFLLRGIAEWGIWNWGTYAAGAWFSSDEVRSASHYGQLSEYLLKQLESKSSRIRIPSGAVKDLHERIGYSVRTLQFLEPVEDIAQKFLRMDFLKKWLKENRSRGYGQQTRKKD; this is translated from the coding sequence ATGTCAAATGGATCAAAGCGGTACGATGTATTCATTTCACACGCGAGCGAGGACAAACAAACCGTCGTTAGGGAGTTGGCCCACGCACTTCGATCGAGGCGCTTCGCAGTATGGTATGACGAATTCAGCCTCCAAGTTGGTGATGGGCTAAGGAAATCTATTGATGAGGGACTCGCCCAGTCACGGTTCGGTATCGTTGTACTTAGCAGGGCGTTTTTTCAAAAACAGTGGACACAATGGGAACTCGACGGCCTGGTCCAGCGTCAGATGACTGGCCATACAGTCATCCTGCCGGTATGGCATGAGGTTTCGCGGGAAGATGTGGCGACCAATTCACCCTCTTTAGCAAACATCGTAGCTGCCACCACCGCCGAAGGCATTGACGCAGTTGTGAATAAACTCGCTGGAGTCCTTCGCCCAGAAAAGTCGTCGCTTGAAGTCGCATATGAGATTCTTCGCAAATTTGGCGCCGACCCTCCCCCAATCAGCGACGACTGGTGGTTGTACGTCGCGGAGGAGTACGCCACTCCGTACTCACTAGTCGATCCTTGGCGATTGAGAGTTCCTGTTTGCCCCTCTGACACTCCAGAACGCGGATGGAACTTGGCTTGGTCTGCGATGCAATGGGAGTGGTGCCAGGAAGCATGTTACCGCCGACTCACTTGTACAGCCCACCCGAATGATGTTCTGGATTTCATCGGAGAGATGCCGGGACTCGAGCAGGCGGCATGCAGTGATGTCGAAAGTGTGCTATCTCACGCCCCACAATTGTCGATACCTGGCCTTGCCGGACGTTTTGAGAACGAAATTCAGCAATTCTATGAGAAGTCTGTTCAGGAATCCTCACGACGCCGTCAGCGGAACGACCGCTCTGGGAGCGCGTGCACACTGAGCGGACTATGCCCGCTATGCGAAACGAATGTGGCATTGCGCCATCCGACGTTTGGCGATTGGGAACCCGCTTATGTAGCGAATTGGTTTTGTAAGCCCTGTAATGGCAGGTCCTTTGGGATCGAAATCGCCGACGTGCTGTTTTGGTTATTGTCCAATCGTTCGGAATGGATCGGTAACAAGAATCGGGAATTCCTACTTCGCGGAATCGCCGAGTGGGGAATATGGAATTGGGGCACCTATGCAGCGGGGGCATGGTTCAGTTCAGACGAGGTCCGTTCAGCGTCGCACTACGGGCAGCTCAGTGAGTACCTGTTAAAGCAACTCGAATCGAAATCCTCGAGAATACGGATTCCAAGTGGGGCGGTAAAGGATCTCCACGAGCGGATCGGTTACTCTGTGCGGACCTTACAGTTTCTTGAGCCGGTCGAGGACATCGCACAGAAGTTTCTGAGGATGGATTTCCTTAAAAAATGGTTGAAGGAGAATCGCTCACGCGGATATGGACAGCAGACCCGAAAGAAGGATTAG
- a CDS encoding ATP-binding protein, whose protein sequence is MSVSYDTFERLKERGLAAYKNGDYPAAKPFLMQAADAMIKIAAETSDAAQRQRRKAMAAELIEFAKQCDLKGEHRKEERRRAASGDEDEKGANAQDWIVRDKPSIRFDDIAGLEDVKHEIRLKMIYPFAHAELAQRYGISTGGGLLLYGPPGTGKTMIAKAIACEIDATMFVISPAQVLSKWVGEAEQNIRKLFTAAKAEARAIIFIDEIESLVPSRRDSNSSVMTRVVPQILQELEGFDRSSTRSLLFVGATNEPWALDAAVMRPGRFDAKVYVPLPDEPARFKLLEIYLGKRPLAADIDFAEMVRLLDGYSGADIKAVAERAATIPFMKAVGGAGAGAIGKADLVAAIEAVGPSVRKKDLIRFEEFSKSH, encoded by the coding sequence ATGTCCGTCTCCTACGATACCTTCGAACGCCTGAAAGAACGCGGCCTCGCCGCCTACAAGAACGGGGACTATCCCGCGGCCAAGCCGTTTCTCATGCAGGCGGCCGATGCGATGATCAAGATCGCCGCGGAGACCTCCGACGCCGCGCAGCGCCAGCGGCGCAAGGCGATGGCGGCCGAGTTGATCGAGTTTGCCAAGCAGTGCGATCTCAAGGGCGAGCATCGCAAAGAGGAGCGGCGCCGCGCGGCCAGCGGCGATGAAGACGAGAAGGGGGCCAACGCCCAGGACTGGATCGTCCGCGACAAGCCGAGCATCCGCTTCGACGACATCGCCGGGCTGGAAGACGTCAAGCACGAGATACGCCTGAAGATGATCTACCCCTTCGCCCATGCGGAGTTGGCGCAGCGGTATGGCATCTCCACAGGCGGGGGGCTCTTGCTCTATGGCCCGCCCGGCACAGGCAAGACGATGATCGCCAAGGCCATCGCCTGCGAGATCGACGCGACGATGTTCGTCATCAGCCCGGCGCAGGTGCTTTCGAAGTGGGTCGGCGAGGCGGAGCAGAACATTCGCAAGCTGTTCACGGCGGCGAAGGCCGAGGCGCGGGCGATCATCTTCATCGACGAGATCGAGTCGCTGGTGCCGAGCCGGCGCGATTCGAACAGCAGCGTCATGACGCGCGTGGTGCCGCAGATATTGCAGGAACTGGAAGGGTTCGATCGAAGCTCGACGCGCTCGCTGCTTTTCGTCGGCGCGACGAACGAGCCGTGGGCCCTGGACGCGGCGGTCATGCGGCCGGGGCGGTTTGATGCGAAGGTCTATGTGCCGCTGCCGGATGAGCCGGCGCGCTTCAAGCTGCTCGAGATATACCTCGGCAAGCGGCCGCTGGCGGCGGACATCGACTTCGCCGAGATGGTGCGGCTGCTCGACGGCTACAGCGGGGCGGACATCAAGGCGGTGGCCGAGCGGGCGGCGACGATTCCCTTCATGAAGGCCGTCGGCGGCGCGGGAGCGGGGGCGATCGGCAAGGCGGACCTGGTCGCGGCGATTGAAGCGGTCGGCCCGTCGGTGCGGAAGAAGGACCTGATCCGCTTTGAAGAGTTCTCAAAGTCGCATTGA